The Dokdonella koreensis DS-123 genome has a segment encoding these proteins:
- a CDS encoding FG-GAP repeat protein — protein sequence MKSMRQARRYGVRGAILLVWFSVAAAPSGAVLAASGSVPFAIDQLENQKIVASDGSELQRFGESVALAGDTAMVGTNDTVTGRSAVYVFRRSAGSWTEVQKLQASDGAAGDQARFGASIALDGTTALIGADNATVGGSAGQGAVYVFTASGGHWTQVAKLTAADGAAGDAFGNAVALSGGAALIGAHKAQTNGHARGAAYLFTGAGGSWSQTQKIRGVDTRNGDAFGWRVAFAEDSIIVSAQLAFMDFPGALYFFKPSDTGWVQKQKVIGELYSNLGQSLAANGNRLVAGAPTLGTEGVIYVYTQIDGVWRRSHTIASPEGEEFASFGYSVGITDTAIVASATAANVNGQSWAGAGYVFTEANQAWRYDQKLIASDATSNDSLGTTAAIDGTTVLLASGVASPGGQFLQGAGYFFTALTGTRQPAATVAPDPLATAVTEGASRALALTVTNTGSATLDYSVAEGGCERPGDIAWLTLAATSGSLAPGRAGQVAVLADAAALGQGLHTATLCVLTNDPARATIDVPVELTVTPPDAPTPAIQVTPVSLDFTVASGASASRPLTIANGGGADLDYSLDQHAATALPPSYAAARLAAAQVATGERPSLHRAVRVASIPAAGVPAVLGDWAISQMADNTPGDEGLACGVVGKNTADNSWWRRFYFGEHPQVGRRAGITSVTVSSGSMGPNGLPITINLYTIAHSVPADTIPTSALTLIGTGSGTIDSGLVSVTIPVSGTIDDTAALDLVVEYHTPGIGNWLGLFFPGANATPETHPTFMSSVACELEEPIDAANLGLPNFHLTMIVNLGDVVPPGCQQASQIPWLSQTPASGRVAPGASAEVTVTANAAGLAAGAYAANLCVNSNDPANAQVAVPVSLVVEPATLSDDLFCDGFDAQGSGCRPLANDR from the coding sequence ATGAAATCGATGAGGCAAGCCCGCCGGTACGGGGTTCGTGGTGCCATTCTCCTGGTCTGGTTCAGCGTCGCGGCCGCGCCGTCCGGAGCGGTCCTGGCCGCCAGCGGGTCGGTGCCGTTCGCGATCGACCAGCTGGAGAACCAGAAGATCGTCGCCAGCGACGGCAGCGAGCTTCAGCGCTTCGGCGAATCGGTGGCGCTGGCGGGTGACACGGCCATGGTCGGGACCAACGACACCGTGACGGGACGCAGCGCGGTCTACGTCTTCCGGCGGTCGGCCGGCAGCTGGACCGAGGTGCAGAAGCTCCAGGCCTCGGACGGTGCGGCCGGCGACCAGGCCCGGTTCGGTGCTTCGATCGCGCTCGACGGCACGACCGCGCTGATCGGCGCGGACAACGCGACGGTCGGCGGCAGCGCCGGCCAGGGCGCGGTCTACGTCTTCACCGCCAGCGGCGGGCACTGGACCCAGGTCGCCAAGCTCACGGCGGCGGACGGTGCGGCGGGCGACGCCTTCGGCAACGCGGTGGCGCTGTCGGGCGGGGCGGCGCTGATCGGCGCCCACAAGGCCCAGACCAACGGCCATGCGCGCGGCGCGGCGTACCTGTTCACCGGAGCGGGCGGAAGCTGGTCGCAGACGCAGAAGATCCGCGGCGTGGACACGCGCAACGGTGACGCCTTCGGCTGGCGCGTGGCCTTCGCCGAGGACAGCATCATCGTCAGCGCGCAACTGGCCTTCATGGACTTCCCGGGCGCGCTGTACTTCTTCAAGCCCAGCGATACGGGCTGGGTGCAGAAGCAGAAGGTGATCGGCGAGCTGTACTCGAACCTGGGGCAGTCGCTGGCGGCCAATGGCAACCGGCTCGTCGCCGGCGCGCCCACGCTCGGCACGGAAGGCGTCATCTACGTCTACACGCAGATCGACGGCGTCTGGCGCCGCTCCCACACGATCGCCTCGCCCGAGGGTGAGGAATTCGCCAGCTTCGGCTACTCGGTCGGTATCACCGACACCGCGATCGTCGCCAGCGCCACGGCGGCCAACGTCAACGGCCAGTCATGGGCCGGTGCGGGCTACGTCTTCACCGAAGCGAACCAGGCCTGGCGCTACGACCAGAAGCTGATCGCCAGCGACGCGACCTCGAACGACTCGCTCGGCACGACGGCGGCCATCGACGGCACGACCGTGCTGCTCGCCTCGGGCGTCGCCAGCCCCGGCGGCCAGTTCCTGCAGGGCGCCGGCTATTTCTTCACGGCCCTGACCGGCACCCGCCAGCCGGCCGCGACGGTCGCGCCCGACCCGTTGGCGACGGCCGTGACCGAAGGCGCCTCGCGCGCGCTGGCGCTGACCGTCACCAATACCGGCAGCGCGACCCTGGACTACAGCGTTGCGGAAGGCGGCTGCGAACGGCCGGGCGACATCGCCTGGCTGACGCTGGCCGCGACCTCGGGCAGCCTCGCGCCCGGCCGCGCCGGCCAGGTGGCGGTCCTCGCCGATGCGGCCGCGCTGGGCCAGGGCCTGCACACGGCCACGCTGTGCGTGCTGACCAACGACCCCGCACGCGCGACGATCGACGTGCCGGTCGAGCTGACCGTGACGCCGCCGGACGCGCCGACGCCGGCGATCCAGGTGACGCCGGTCAGCCTCGACTTCACCGTAGCCAGCGGTGCTTCCGCGTCCCGGCCGCTGACGATCGCCAATGGTGGCGGCGCCGACCTGGACTACAGCCTGGACCAGCATGCCGCCACGGCGCTCCCGCCGAGCTATGCCGCCGCCCGCCTGGCAGCGGCGCAGGTCGCCACCGGCGAGCGGCCGAGCCTGCACCGCGCCGTGCGCGTCGCGTCGATTCCCGCTGCGGGCGTTCCTGCAGTCCTCGGTGACTGGGCGATCTCGCAGATGGCGGACAACACGCCGGGCGACGAGGGACTGGCCTGCGGCGTGGTGGGCAAGAACACGGCCGACAACAGCTGGTGGCGGCGGTTCTACTTCGGCGAGCACCCGCAGGTCGGCCGGCGTGCCGGCATCACCAGCGTGACCGTCTCGTCCGGCAGCATGGGCCCCAATGGCCTGCCGATCACGATCAACCTGTACACGATCGCGCATTCGGTCCCGGCCGACACGATCCCGACCAGCGCGTTGACCCTGATCGGGACCGGCAGCGGCACGATCGACAGCGGCCTGGTGTCGGTGACGATCCCGGTGTCCGGCACGATCGATGACACGGCGGCGCTGGACCTGGTGGTCGAATACCACACGCCGGGTATCGGCAACTGGCTGGGCCTGTTCTTCCCCGGCGCCAATGCGACGCCCGAGACGCACCCGACCTTCATGTCCTCGGTGGCCTGCGAGCTCGAAGAGCCGATCGATGCGGCCAATCTGGGCCTTCCCAACTTCCATCTGACGATGATCGTCAACCTCGGCGACGTCGTGCCGCCCGGCTGCCAGCAGGCCAGCCAGATCCCGTGGCTGAGCCAGACGCCGGCAAGTGGCCGGGTCGCCCCCGGCGCCAGTGCCGAGGTGACGGTCACCGCCAACGCGGCGGGCCTGGCGGCCGGTGCGTATGCAGCGAACCTCTGCGTCAACAGCAACGATCCGGCCAACGCGCAGGTCGCCGTTCCGGTCAGCCTGGTGGTGGAACCGGCCACGCTGAGCGATGACCTGTTCTGCGATGGATTCGACGCGCAGGGGAGCGGCTGTCGCCCCCTCGCGAACGATCGGTGA
- a CDS encoding phospholipase D-like domain-containing protein, which produces MSAASPFRRRLRLAFAVVLAAWIGSAAWQAGKPLPDGLALAGPLRPATNIRFLADRTYLDLHGVRRSEQAIFDEAFALIAQARQLIVVDMFLFNAFTGADGPAYRPLSSQLADVLIRRQREVPALRIVVVTDPVNTVYGGLRAPQLDALEAAGVHVAITDLRRLRASNPLWSGLWHLCCAALGNDPDGGWLANPFGPGHVSLRSYLALLNFRANHRKTLVVDEGAGWTALVTSANPHDGSSAHGNVALRFGGAAALDLLHSERPLLEQAGLALPLPAVPPADPIDATSTQVQVLTERRIRDALLASLTTAARGDRIDIAVFYFAHRGLVRAALAAHRRGVALRVLLDPNRDAFGREKNGIPNRQVAAELHAAGVPVRWCDTHGEQCHAKLLLHTRGDGRGELILGSANYTRRNLDDYNLETDVRLLGDAGEPALQHAAAYFEDSWTNAAGHRVSLPYAAFADDSTWRRLLYRFGEATGLSTF; this is translated from the coding sequence ATGTCCGCCGCCTCGCCGTTCCGCCGCCGCCTGCGCCTCGCCTTCGCCGTGGTGCTGGCCGCCTGGATCGGCTCGGCGGCCTGGCAGGCCGGCAAGCCGCTCCCCGATGGCCTCGCCCTGGCCGGCCCGCTGCGGCCGGCGACCAACATACGTTTCCTGGCCGACCGGACCTATCTCGACCTGCACGGCGTGCGCCGCAGCGAGCAGGCGATCTTCGACGAGGCCTTCGCCCTGATCGCGCAGGCCCGCCAGCTGATCGTGGTGGACATGTTCCTGTTCAATGCGTTCACCGGCGCCGACGGTCCCGCCTACCGGCCGCTGAGCTCGCAGCTGGCCGACGTGCTGATCCGCCGCCAGCGCGAAGTGCCTGCGCTGCGCATCGTCGTCGTTACCGACCCGGTCAACACCGTCTATGGCGGCCTGCGCGCACCGCAGCTGGACGCACTCGAAGCGGCCGGCGTGCACGTGGCGATCACCGACCTGCGCCGTCTGCGCGCATCCAATCCGCTGTGGAGCGGGCTGTGGCACCTGTGCTGCGCCGCCCTGGGCAATGACCCGGACGGCGGCTGGCTGGCCAATCCGTTCGGGCCCGGCCACGTCAGCCTGCGCAGCTACCTGGCCCTGCTGAACTTCCGCGCCAACCACCGCAAGACCCTGGTCGTGGACGAAGGCGCCGGCTGGACCGCACTGGTCACCTCGGCCAATCCGCACGACGGCAGCAGCGCCCACGGCAATGTCGCCCTGCGCTTCGGCGGCGCCGCCGCGCTCGACCTGCTGCACAGCGAGCGGCCGCTGCTCGAGCAGGCCGGACTCGCGCTGCCGCTGCCGGCCGTGCCGCCGGCCGATCCCATCGACGCCACGTCGACGCAGGTCCAGGTGCTGACCGAGCGCCGCATCCGCGACGCGCTGCTCGCCAGCCTCACCACGGCCGCCCGCGGCGACCGCATCGACATCGCCGTGTTCTATTTCGCGCATCGCGGCCTGGTGCGCGCCGCGCTTGCCGCGCACCGCCGGGGCGTCGCCCTGCGCGTGCTGCTCGATCCGAACCGCGACGCCTTCGGCCGCGAGAAGAACGGCATTCCCAATCGCCAGGTCGCCGCCGAGCTGCACGCCGCCGGCGTACCGGTCCGCTGGTGCGACACGCACGGCGAGCAATGCCATGCCAAGCTGCTGCTGCACACGCGGGGCGACGGCCGCGGCGAGCTGATCCTCGGCTCGGCCAACTACACCCGCCGCAACCTCGACGACTACAACCTCGAAACCGATGTGCGCCTGCTCGGCGACGCCGGCGAACCGGCCCTGCAGCACGCCGCTGCATATTTCGAGGACAGCTGGACCAATGCCGCCGGCCATCGCGTCAGCCTGCCCTACGCCGCCTTTGCCGACGACTCGACCTGGCGCCGCCTGCTCTACCGCTTCGGCGAAGCCACCGGACTGTCCACGTTCTGA
- a CDS encoding winged helix-turn-helix domain-containing protein, protein MSVLQPPGTPATLRPMSAAPPILRFGAYRIDPATRELYRAGRLLVLSPRMFDCLAWLLEHRERAVGRDELSAAVWGRTDVTDAQIDQLIRKVRRAVGDSGSDQEIIRTIPRFGYRWVAEVQPVEALEAADAARTPAPARDPAPPRRPWVLVGAVLAAGVALAVALRLALVAPAPDTAPPDAAATDAATAPRRIEGIAVLPVSVDAAADSEWNWLRLGLMDLIGSRLRESGLTVIPADNVLALTGNGTVAADPAAVQAATGVRYVVVPSLRRIAGGWRLHLDLSDRDGAAREVEAHADEAAISARAATDRLLVLLGQPQVADVRNREPPGADVLVSRIDAAIYGRDYESARRLIESAPPDLQAQPPLLLRLAEITRVGGDIDRARTLFQAVLDNPAQAPLDVWTHGDALHGLVVILTQVQQTDAALARLDELVQLARSNDQPLIYGRALTSRAALHTMARQDDAADSDFAQARVALELAGDTLGLARVEANQAASLILRRRYAEAQTLLGRAIPRLERFAPSETLLAALGNQIHMHLVLLEPDQALTVARHAHAQAERLDSTRQRQLLTRQEARALLANGRLEEAGQVLDALVASLDPQKVPDVYAGALVNQAQLALALARPEQAATLAAQALAHLARPELAAPMPARNRAIGWLTRVHALRGQGAAAEAATEQQAFAAWAADRDDPAIVVLAELAQAEQAAIEQRPDANARFEAALAFATRLATPADVAQIAGAYGSVLIESGNLAEAARVIGQTAAWADRDYECALQQARLYHALGQVEPWRLALARARALAGERTIPPALDRPPLNARLPSGWPGTLERTAQASAPKR, encoded by the coding sequence GTGAGCGTCCTGCAGCCACCCGGCACGCCGGCTACACTGCGGCCGATGTCCGCCGCCCCTCCCATCCTGCGCTTCGGCGCCTACCGCATCGATCCGGCCACGCGTGAGCTCTACCGCGCCGGCCGGCTGCTGGTGCTGTCGCCGCGGATGTTCGACTGCCTGGCCTGGCTGCTCGAGCACCGCGAACGGGCGGTCGGCCGCGACGAACTGAGTGCAGCGGTCTGGGGCCGGACCGACGTCACCGATGCCCAGATCGACCAGCTGATCCGCAAGGTACGCCGCGCGGTCGGCGACAGCGGCAGCGACCAGGAGATCATCCGGACGATCCCGCGCTTCGGCTACCGCTGGGTCGCCGAGGTGCAACCGGTGGAGGCGCTGGAGGCCGCGGACGCCGCGCGGACGCCGGCGCCGGCACGCGATCCGGCACCGCCGCGGCGGCCGTGGGTGCTGGTCGGAGCCGTCCTGGCCGCCGGCGTCGCCCTGGCGGTCGCGCTGCGCCTGGCACTGGTCGCGCCGGCACCGGACACCGCGCCGCCGGACGCGGCCGCGACGGACGCCGCCACGGCGCCGCGACGGATCGAGGGCATCGCCGTCCTGCCGGTCAGCGTCGACGCGGCGGCCGACAGCGAATGGAACTGGCTGCGCCTCGGGCTGATGGACCTGATCGGATCGCGGCTGCGCGAATCGGGACTGACCGTCATCCCGGCCGACAACGTGCTGGCATTGACCGGCAACGGAACCGTGGCTGCCGATCCGGCCGCCGTGCAGGCGGCCACTGGCGTCCGCTACGTGGTCGTCCCGTCGCTGCGGCGGATCGCCGGCGGCTGGCGACTGCACCTGGATCTGTCCGATCGCGACGGCGCGGCGCGCGAAGTGGAAGCCCATGCCGACGAAGCGGCGATCAGCGCACGCGCGGCCACCGACCGGCTGCTGGTACTGCTGGGCCAGCCGCAGGTGGCCGACGTCCGCAACCGGGAGCCGCCCGGGGCCGACGTGCTGGTGTCGCGCATCGACGCGGCGATCTACGGCCGCGACTACGAATCCGCGCGCCGCCTGATCGAGTCCGCCCCGCCGGACCTGCAGGCGCAGCCGCCGCTGCTGCTGCGCCTGGCCGAGATCACGCGCGTCGGCGGCGACATCGATCGCGCCCGCACGCTGTTCCAGGCCGTGCTCGACAATCCGGCGCAGGCCCCGCTGGACGTGTGGACGCACGGCGACGCGCTGCACGGCCTGGTCGTCATCCTGACCCAGGTCCAGCAGACGGACGCGGCGCTGGCGCGGCTCGACGAGCTGGTCCAGCTGGCGCGCAGCAACGACCAGCCGCTGATCTACGGCCGCGCGCTGACCAGCCGGGCCGCGCTGCACACGATGGCCCGCCAGGACGATGCCGCCGACAGCGATTTCGCGCAGGCGCGCGTGGCGCTCGAGCTCGCCGGCGATACGCTGGGACTGGCACGGGTCGAGGCCAACCAGGCAGCCAGCCTGATCCTGCGCCGCCGCTATGCCGAGGCGCAGACGCTGCTGGGACGCGCGATCCCGCGGCTGGAGCGTTTCGCACCCAGCGAAACCCTGCTGGCGGCGCTCGGCAACCAGATCCACATGCACCTGGTCCTGCTGGAGCCCGACCAGGCACTGACCGTCGCCCGTCATGCCCACGCGCAGGCCGAGCGCCTGGACAGCACGCGCCAGCGCCAGCTGCTGACGCGCCAGGAGGCGCGCGCCCTGCTCGCCAACGGGCGGCTGGAGGAAGCCGGCCAGGTGCTCGACGCGCTGGTCGCCAGCCTCGATCCGCAGAAGGTGCCCGACGTCTATGCCGGCGCCCTGGTCAACCAGGCGCAGTTGGCCCTGGCGCTGGCACGGCCCGAACAGGCCGCCACGCTGGCGGCCCAGGCGCTGGCGCACCTGGCCCGGCCCGAACTGGCGGCACCGATGCCGGCGCGCAACCGGGCGATCGGCTGGCTGACGCGGGTCCATGCATTGCGGGGCCAGGGCGCCGCTGCCGAGGCCGCCACCGAACAGCAGGCCTTCGCGGCCTGGGCCGCCGATCGGGACGATCCGGCCATCGTCGTCCTGGCCGAGCTGGCCCAGGCCGAGCAGGCCGCGATCGAGCAGCGCCCGGACGCGAACGCCCGCTTCGAGGCCGCGCTCGCGTTCGCCACGCGCCTGGCCACGCCCGCCGACGTCGCGCAGATCGCCGGCGCCTACGGCAGCGTGCTGATCGAGTCGGGCAACCTGGCCGAGGCCGCGCGCGTGATCGGCCAGACCGCCGCCTGGGCCGATCGCGACTACGAGTGCGCGCTGCAGCAGGCGCGGCTCTATCACGCGCTCGGCCAGGTCGAGCCTTGGCGGCTGGCACTGGCCCGCGCCCGCGCGCTGGCCGGCGAACGCACGATCCCGCCCGCGCTGGACCGGCCGCCGCTCAATGCGCGCTTGCCGTCCGGCTGGCCGGGCACGCTGGAGAGGACCGCCCAGGCCAGCGCGCCGAAGCGGTGA
- a CDS encoding choice-of-anchor Q domain-containing protein, with protein MRSACLRSLFAAALAVLLCTACAPVFAATRTVTHCLDDGSPGSLRSTVAAAQHGDVIDLSGLDCPAIALTQGPVVIGTIDEVNPSGPAFDLTFTGPGADRLAIQGTDSDYVLFNFRSGTLTLEGLTVSHGRSPPTNVLGLPGVGGCVFAIDNVTLRHVALHDCTAQYGGGVLSYIGDIRAEDSVVHDNRGILYAPTGQVAGAGLMAMNGFSFGKGNLHLLRSEVYGNVSTGSAVLGGAVFAHASLTVTDSVLRDNHAVSISQGAQGGAGLANLNLTVTRSRLYGNSVSGGVVGMGGALYGANGVLTLTESSVYDNRAAGSSQVYGGGIHSTSNQAVPSVVVNSTVSGNRAELAFGSGSTTAGELAAARAGLLREGTTAADVPAGLPPVSGGGLSLWAPLNIANSTIAFNTSHGNGGGLLHIATYPTHTVTMHSAIVAANQAPAGRDIAGAEQSSLMTIVTGSHNLVQSVNATVTLPADTLTADPRLLPLADNGGPTPTHELRFDSPALDAGTNPSALAFDQRGSGFPRELGAAADIGAYELDVANTRYRVTPTANAGGRIDPALPQEVVPGQTATFTLTPDPGFQVLSTGGSCGGSRTGATFTTAPVVAHCTVEVRFVDSAMMPVATVTPGTLSFDVDKGDSGTGLLTIGNTGTGLLEWTLHASAAARHEALSAPVAASATARLAAAQQAAPAGTASALPTPARGSLALSQTTDLTPVVRNSAACYEPELYTTENRYFRRFYFRDHPEIGAAVTIQSVDVAVESSTGKNLTVNLYTLPAATTPETIPLDGLTLIGTGSAYALGGSALSSLRVPVQGVVANTAAYDLVVEIVAPSGIDDGGFFYIGSTRSPETHATFMMAPACDIDAPTRVASLGFPNMRLILVVNVDDQTPVVPGCDNPTDIPWLRVTPEAGATAAGQTSTATVSVDSAGLTPGVHSALLCVASNDIGGHTPIEVPVRLRVAERQPIADVTPASFRFEATEGTHLADAMLVGNRGNAPLTFDLHTAAARWPLPYGPTPAKTDASIPGAFQASGLAPTQAAAAPAGAPPAGALPLAQTQDQTPAAMNSIACGSTAHTSASSYYRRFHFAEHPAVGARADIAGVDVGVESSNGIALTVNLYTVPAATPADAIPLGQLTLIGSAGTTIAAGTALQTVHVPVTGAVTDTTATDLVVEVAAPDGSTTGSRFFIGSTPAPETRSGFMMAPACGITNPAPLPSLGRPDMHLILVAYAVSEPVEPLACDDPATIPWLALGATGGVVAPLDLRPVALDVRSGGLAVGEHHALLCMTTNDPQRARIEVPVTLAVTRTDCIFGHDFEAGGGNRCGGTTAPPTAGVVFSGPVDHPIAQDRAGTSIHWTRGEVADGERIDAHFNAYFNGRRLAFWWPGAGLAPQAGVALHPASAEYRVLERGDTVGPAAVYSAVSDPGSTLWSGGGSGYLGFRFGCAAPGGTCYGYLHLETTAGTGFPARIVDYAYDPSGRPIRIR; from the coding sequence ATGAGATCCGCTTGCCTTCGCTCGCTGTTCGCCGCCGCCCTGGCGGTCCTCCTCTGTACGGCCTGTGCGCCGGTCTTCGCGGCGACCCGGACGGTCACGCACTGCCTCGACGACGGCAGCCCCGGCAGCCTGCGCAGCACCGTCGCGGCCGCCCAGCACGGCGACGTGATCGATCTGAGCGGGCTCGACTGCCCGGCGATCGCGCTCACCCAGGGCCCGGTGGTCATCGGCACCATCGATGAAGTGAACCCGAGCGGCCCGGCGTTCGACCTGACCTTCACCGGCCCCGGTGCCGACCGGCTGGCGATCCAGGGCACCGACAGCGACTACGTCCTCTTCAATTTCCGCTCCGGCACGCTGACCCTGGAAGGCCTGACCGTCAGCCACGGCCGCTCGCCGCCGACCAACGTGCTGGGCCTGCCCGGCGTCGGCGGCTGCGTGTTCGCGATCGACAACGTCACGCTCAGGCACGTCGCCCTGCACGACTGCACGGCCCAGTACGGCGGCGGCGTGCTGTCCTACATCGGCGACATCCGCGCCGAGGACAGCGTCGTCCACGACAACCGCGGCATCCTGTACGCGCCGACCGGCCAGGTGGCCGGCGCCGGCCTGATGGCGATGAACGGCTTCAGCTTCGGCAAGGGCAATCTGCACCTGCTGCGCAGCGAGGTCTACGGCAACGTCAGCACCGGCAGCGCAGTGCTCGGCGGCGCGGTGTTCGCCCATGCCAGCCTGACGGTGACCGACAGCGTGCTGCGCGACAACCACGCGGTCAGCATCAGCCAGGGCGCCCAGGGCGGCGCCGGCCTCGCCAACCTCAACCTGACCGTCACGCGCAGCCGGCTGTACGGCAACAGCGTGTCGGGCGGTGTGGTCGGCATGGGCGGCGCACTCTACGGCGCCAACGGCGTGCTCACCCTCACCGAGAGCAGCGTCTACGACAACCGCGCCGCCGGCTCCAGCCAGGTCTACGGCGGCGGCATCCACAGCACCAGCAACCAGGCGGTACCGTCCGTGGTGGTCAACAGCACCGTCAGCGGCAACCGGGCGGAACTGGCTTTCGGCAGCGGCTCGACCACTGCCGGCGAACTGGCGGCGGCCCGGGCCGGCCTGCTGCGCGAAGGCACCACGGCGGCCGACGTGCCGGCCGGCCTGCCGCCGGTCTCCGGCGGCGGCCTGTCGCTGTGGGCGCCGCTGAACATCGCCAACAGCACGATCGCGTTCAATACCAGCCACGGCAACGGCGGCGGCCTGCTGCACATCGCCACCTATCCGACCCATACCGTCACGATGCACAGCGCGATCGTCGCCGCCAACCAGGCACCGGCCGGGCGCGACATCGCCGGCGCCGAGCAGAGCAGCCTGATGACGATCGTCACCGGCAGCCACAACCTGGTGCAGAGCGTCAACGCCACGGTGACGCTGCCGGCCGACACGCTGACCGCCGATCCGCGCCTGCTGCCGCTGGCCGACAACGGCGGCCCGACGCCGACGCACGAGCTGCGCTTCGACAGTCCCGCACTCGACGCGGGCACCAATCCCTCCGCACTGGCGTTCGACCAGCGCGGCAGCGGCTTCCCGCGTGAACTGGGCGCCGCCGCCGACATCGGCGCCTACGAACTGGACGTCGCCAACACGCGCTACCGGGTCACGCCCACGGCGAACGCCGGCGGCCGGATCGACCCGGCGCTGCCGCAGGAGGTCGTGCCGGGGCAGACCGCCACGTTCACACTGACGCCCGATCCGGGCTTCCAGGTCCTCAGCACGGGCGGCAGCTGCGGCGGCAGCCGCACCGGCGCCACGTTCACCACGGCCCCCGTCGTCGCCCACTGCACGGTGGAGGTCCGCTTCGTCGACAGCGCGATGATGCCGGTCGCCACGGTGACGCCGGGCACGCTCTCGTTCGACGTCGACAAGGGCGACAGCGGCACCGGCCTGCTGACGATCGGCAATACCGGCACCGGCCTGCTCGAATGGACGCTCCACGCCAGCGCCGCCGCCCGCCACGAGGCGCTGTCCGCGCCCGTGGCCGCCTCCGCGACCGCACGCCTGGCGGCCGCGCAGCAGGCGGCGCCGGCCGGCACCGCGTCCGCGCTCCCGACGCCGGCGCGCGGCAGCCTCGCGCTGTCGCAGACGACCGACCTCACGCCGGTGGTGCGGAACTCGGCCGCCTGCTACGAGCCGGAGCTGTACACCACCGAGAACCGCTACTTCCGTCGCTTCTACTTCCGCGACCACCCCGAGATCGGCGCCGCCGTCACGATCCAGAGCGTGGACGTGGCGGTCGAGTCGAGCACCGGCAAGAACCTGACCGTCAATCTCTACACGCTGCCCGCGGCGACCACGCCGGAGACGATCCCGCTGGACGGCCTGACCCTGATCGGCACGGGCAGCGCCTACGCGCTGGGCGGCTCGGCGCTGTCCTCGCTGCGCGTGCCGGTGCAGGGCGTCGTCGCCAACACCGCGGCCTACGACCTGGTGGTCGAGATCGTCGCGCCGAGCGGCATCGACGACGGCGGCTTCTTCTACATCGGATCGACGCGCTCGCCGGAGACCCATGCCACCTTCATGATGGCGCCCGCGTGCGACATCGACGCGCCGACCCGCGTCGCCAGCCTCGGCTTCCCGAACATGCGCCTCATCCTGGTCGTCAACGTCGACGACCAGACGCCGGTGGTGCCCGGCTGCGACAACCCGACCGACATCCCGTGGCTGCGCGTCACGCCCGAAGCGGGCGCGACCGCGGCCGGCCAGACCAGCACCGCGACGGTCAGCGTCGACAGCGCCGGGCTGACGCCCGGTGTCCATTCGGCCCTGCTGTGCGTGGCCAGCAACGACATCGGCGGCCATACGCCGATCGAGGTACCGGTCCGGCTGCGCGTGGCCGAACGCCAGCCGATCGCCGACGTCACACCGGCCAGCTTCCGCTTCGAGGCCACCGAAGGCACGCATCTCGCCGATGCGATGCTGGTCGGCAACCGTGGCAACGCGCCGCTGACCTTCGACCTGCACACCGCGGCGGCGCGCTGGCCGCTGCCGTACGGGCCGACGCCGGCCAAGACCGATGCGTCCATCCCGGGCGCGTTCCAGGCCAGCGGCCTTGCGCCGACGCAGGCCGCCGCCGCACCGGCCGGCGCGCCGCCGGCCGGTGCGCTGCCGCTGGCGCAGACGCAGGACCAGACGCCGGCCGCGATGAATTCGATCGCCTGCGGCTCGACCGCGCATACCTCGGCCAGCAGCTACTACCGCCGCTTCCATTTCGCCGAGCACCCCGCGGTGGGCGCGCGCGCCGACATCGCCGGCGTCGACGTCGGCGTCGAGTCGAGCAACGGCATCGCGCTGACGGTCAACCTGTACACGGTGCCGGCCGCTACGCCCGCCGACGCGATACCGCTCGGCCAGCTCACGCTGATCGGCAGCGCCGGCACCACGATCGCCGCCGGTACCGCGCTGCAGACGGTCCACGTGCCGGTGACCGGGGCCGTGACCGATACCACCGCCACCGACCTGGTCGTGGAAGTGGCCGCTCCGGACGGCAGCACCACCGGCAGCCGCTTCTTCATCGGCTCGACGCCGGCACCGGAAACCCGTTCGGGCTTCATGATGGCGCCGGCCTGCGGCATCACCAATCCGGCACCGCTGCCGAGCCTCGGCCGTCCGGACATGCACCTGATCCTGGTCGCCTATGCGGTTTCGGAGCCGGTCGAGCCGCTGGCCTGCGACGATCCGGCGACGATTCCGTGGCTGGCGCTCGGCGCCACCGGCGGCGTGGTCGCGCCGCTGGACCTGCGCCCGGTCGCGCTGGACGTGCGCAGCGGCGGCCTTGCCGTCGGCGAGCACCACGCGCTGCTGTGCATGACCACCAATGACCCGCAGCGCGCGCGCATCGAGGTCCCGGTGACACTGGCGGTGACCCGCACCGACTGCATCTTCGGCCACGATTTCGAGGCCGGCGGCGGCAACCGCTGCGGCGGAACGACCGCCCCGCCCACGGCCGGCGTCGTCTTCTCCGGACCGGTCGATCATCCGATCGCGCAGGATCGCGCCGGCACCTCGATCCACTGGACGCGCGGCGAGGTCGCCGACGGCGAGCGGATCGACGCCCACTTCAACGCCTACTTCAACGGCCGCCGCCTGGCGTTCTGGTGGCCGGGCGCCGGCCTCGCGCCGCAGGCCGGTGTCGCCCTCCATCCGGCCAGCGCCGAATACCGCGTGCTGGAGCGGGGCGACACCGTCGGGCCCGCCGCGGTCTACTCGGCCGTCTCCGACCCGGGCAGCACGCTGTGGAGTGGCGGCGGCAGCGGCTACCTCGGCTTCCGCTTCGGATGCGCGGCGCCGGGTGGCACCTGCTACGGCTACCTGCACCTGGAGACCACGGCCGGCACCGGATTCCCGGCGCGGATCGTCGACTACGCCTACGATCCCAGCGGGCGCCCGATCCGGATCCGCTGA